The Methanophagales archaeon genomic interval GTTCAGCAGATTGGCAGAGGCTAAAGCTGATTTTGACCGGTGGATAGATGCTAAGCAGGAAGAGGAAGCGATGAAGCGAGAGAATGTGATTGTGGAAGGCAGACTATCGGGTTTCATCATTCGAGATGCGGATCTGAAGATATGGTTGAAGGCGCCAGAGGAGATAAGGGCACGAAGAATCGCTGCACGTGAACACATAACCTACGAAGCTGCCCTATCTGGCATGAGAGTGCGCGAACGCTCCGAACATACACGATACATGAGATATTACGGGATAGACCTGAATGACCTCATGACTTATGACCTGATAATAGATTCTTCACGGTGGAGTGAACGCGACATAGTAGCGATGATAACCATGGCGATGGAGCGTGTGAGA includes:
- a CDS encoding AAA family ATPase, which encodes MRITISGLPGSGTTAVAKLLSEELSIEVISAGEMFRRLAADKSLHLEQFSRLAEAKADFDRWIDAKQEEEAMKRENVIVEGRLSGFIIRDADLKIWLKAPEEIRARRIAAREHITYEAALSGMRVRERSEHTRYMRYYGIDLNDLMTYDLIIDSSRWSERDIVAMITMAMERVRER